A section of the Phacochoerus africanus isolate WHEZ1 chromosome 4, ROS_Pafr_v1, whole genome shotgun sequence genome encodes:
- the LOC125124210 gene encoding LOW QUALITY PROTEIN: olfactory receptor 14K1-like (The sequence of the model RefSeq protein was modified relative to this genomic sequence to represent the inferred CDS: inserted 3 bases in 3 codons), which translates to MNQTLILEFVLVIFTESQTLLKLYAVLFSLIYLMAMLENLIIIFLTILDQYLHTSMYFFLRHLSFLDLCLISATVPKFILNYITITDSISFFGCVSQLFLVVLMTGSEIGILTVMSYDRYVAICRPLHYEAVMSKGACVWFMTVSWFNGGALGILYSIGTFSLNFXGSNKIHQFFCDVPALFKLTCSQEHTTLXISVATGVCCAFLCLVCIVVSYMCIFSTVLKIPNRANQYKAFSTCMPHLIVVSVFLLTGAVAYLKPASNETSLVDLLVSVFYSVVPPTLNPVIYCLRNKDIKSALGRLLWKVKSXGIMKR; encoded by the exons ATGAATCAAACACTGATATTGGAATTCGTGCTGGTGATATTTACTGAAAGCCAGACACTGTTGAAGTTGTATGCTGTGCTCTTCTCACTGATCTACCTAATGGCCATGTTGGAGAATTTAATTATCATCTTCCTCACAATTCTTGACCAGTACCTCCACACATCAATGTACTTTTTCCTTAGACATTTGTCATTTTTAGATCTGTGTCTTATTTCTGCCACAGTCCCCAAATTTATCCTCAACTACATCACCATCACTGATTCCATCTCTTTCTTTGGATGTGTGTCACAGCTCTTTCTGGTAGTACTAATGACTGGATCAGAGATTGGTATCCTGACTGtgatgtcctatgaccgctatgttgcCATCTGCCGCCCTCTGCACTATGAGGCTGTCATGAGCAAAGGGGCTTGTGTTTGGTTTATGACTGTGTCCTGGTTCAATGGAGGGGCCTTGGGAATCTTGTACTCAATTGGGACATTCTCTCTGAATT GTGGGTCTAATAAGATACATCAATTCTTTTGTGACGTTCCTGCCCTATTCAAGCTCACTTGTTCTCAAGAACACACAACTC ACATTAGTGTGGCTACTGGGGTCTGTTGTGCATTTTTATGTTTAGTTTGCATTGTGGTCTCCTATATGTGTATTTTCTCCACTGTGTTAAAAATCCCAAACAGAGCAAACCAATATAAAGCCTTTTCCACCTGTATGCCCCACCTCATTGTTGTGAGTGTATTCCTTCTAACAGGTGCTGTTGCTTACTTAAAGCCAGCATCCAATGAAACTTCTCTTGTAGACTTGCTAGTGTCTGTGTTCTATTCTGTGGTACCCCCAACCTTGAATCCTGTTATATACTGTCTGAGGAACAAGGACATTAAATCAGCTCTAGGTAGACTACTGTGGAAAGTTAAAA GTGGAATAATGAAAAGATGA